The following proteins come from a genomic window of Bacteroidota bacterium:
- a CDS encoding cation transporter, protein MKGKIRTMQIVLAISVILTGIKFFAYYITHSNSILTDALESIVNLLTGAFALFSLYYASKPKDADHPYGHGKIEHLSAGFEGGMIVLAGSAMIFEGINAFIKQPEIHEADKGIYLTIVAGAINLFLGRFLVNKGKKEHSPALQGEGKHLMSDAWSSVAIVVSLTLVYFTKWYFIDYVVSILMGIYILLEGFKTLRDSVNDLLDKADFEKINHLIELLNKNRKTEWIDVHNLRVLKYGETLHVDCHITLPWYQSLEDSHNQVDSVEQLIKKDFDREIEFFIHADPCVPPTSCSVCQITDCKHRQSEFKKKIDWNIDNLLPDTKHKI, encoded by the coding sequence ATGAAGGGGAAAATAAGAACCATGCAAATTGTACTGGCTATTTCTGTAATTCTTACAGGAATAAAGTTTTTCGCCTACTACATTACCCACTCTAACTCCATCTTAACGGATGCTTTGGAGTCGATTGTGAATTTACTGACAGGCGCATTCGCTTTATTTAGTTTGTACTACGCTTCTAAGCCAAAAGACGCAGACCACCCTTATGGTCATGGAAAAATTGAACATTTATCAGCAGGATTTGAAGGCGGCATGATTGTTTTAGCAGGCTCAGCCATGATATTTGAAGGGATTAATGCCTTTATCAAGCAGCCGGAAATTCATGAAGCAGATAAAGGTATTTATCTCACAATTGTAGCGGGAGCCATTAATTTATTTCTGGGAAGATTTCTGGTGAATAAAGGAAAGAAAGAGCATTCGCCGGCGCTGCAAGGTGAAGGCAAACATTTAATGTCGGATGCCTGGTCGAGCGTAGCCATTGTTGTTAGCTTAACCTTAGTTTACTTTACCAAATGGTATTTTATAGATTATGTGGTGAGTATTTTAATGGGTATTTATATTTTACTGGAAGGCTTTAAAACACTGCGTGATTCAGTGAATGATTTGCTAGATAAAGCCGACTTTGAAAAAATCAATCACCTAATAGAGTTACTTAACAAAAACAGAAAAACGGAATGGATAGACGTTCACAATTTGCGGGTGCTGAAGTATGGCGAAACCTTGCATGTGGATTGCCATATTACATTGCCTTGGTATCAGAGTTTGGAAGACAGCCACAATCAGGTAGACTCTGTGGAGCAGCTGATAAAAAAGGACTTTGACAGGGAGATAGAATTTTTCATACACGCTGATCCTTGCGTGCCTCCGACATCCTGTTCGGTATGTCAGATAACGGACTGCAAACACAGGCAATCAGAATTCAAAAAGAAAATAGACTGGAATATTGATAATTTGTTGCCGGACACGAAGCATAAAATTTAA
- a CDS encoding transposase, producing MRHKYDTAVVFLYAIGKENMLPYEFRKQIPSSTISTWRKTNYSEYLGHEFRYFFDDAFKNAEIGFKYLKLKKTMLALTRAWVMLSYTLVPLIKSAAGDKVLQARVLNAINYIKSFVGLKRALKIVGISTPMYYQWILEARFECFDSFTHLCVKRHPQQLQLNEILKIKKMLTNPEYDHWPIVSIAGIALRQRKAIVSLYSWYKYAKFLNISRKVAGKSRKTIGLIATKPNEYLHVDTTFYELISGKKISISFVMDNYSKMILGWHVSENNKFSIVINSVSKALKNIEKHPDQKTPYLVTDGGKENHNKYVNEFIERIAKRKKIRFTKIRALKDIRFSNSPVEAIHRTMKSRYLRGRKFESIKALAKYLEWAVNDYNVERPHYKHRPRTPHEVYFNIPLKFDVKKRVKQAIRTRIKNNKNAKCIQCTGCKPGACENKF from the coding sequence ATGAGACATAAATACGACACAGCCGTAGTTTTCTTATATGCTATAGGCAAAGAAAACATGTTGCCCTACGAGTTTAGAAAACAAATCCCGTCTTCCACCATTTCAACCTGGCGGAAAACCAATTACAGCGAATACCTTGGGCACGAGTTTCGCTATTTTTTTGACGATGCTTTTAAAAATGCCGAGATTGGTTTTAAGTACCTGAAACTTAAAAAAACTATGCTGGCGCTAACCCGAGCTTGGGTAATGCTCTCCTACACCCTGGTTCCACTTATAAAAAGCGCAGCGGGCGACAAAGTGCTTCAGGCAAGAGTGCTTAACGCCATTAATTACATAAAAAGTTTTGTTGGCCTAAAACGTGCCTTAAAAATTGTGGGGATTTCCACGCCCATGTATTATCAGTGGATACTGGAGGCGCGATTCGAATGTTTCGATTCATTTACACATCTCTGTGTAAAACGTCACCCACAACAATTACAATTAAATGAAATTTTAAAAATCAAAAAAATGCTCACTAACCCTGAGTACGATCATTGGCCAATAGTGTCAATTGCAGGAATAGCGCTACGGCAACGAAAAGCAATTGTTAGTTTATACAGCTGGTATAAGTACGCGAAGTTTTTAAACATAAGCAGAAAAGTAGCAGGTAAGAGTCGGAAAACAATAGGACTCATAGCCACAAAACCCAACGAATATTTACATGTTGATACCACTTTTTATGAGCTGATTTCCGGCAAAAAAATAAGCATAAGTTTTGTGATGGATAATTACAGTAAAATGATTTTGGGATGGCATGTGAGCGAAAACAATAAATTTAGCATAGTCATTAACTCGGTTAGTAAAGCACTTAAAAACATTGAGAAACATCCCGACCAAAAAACACCTTATTTGGTAACCGATGGTGGCAAGGAAAACCACAACAAATATGTAAATGAATTTATTGAACGAATTGCGAAACGCAAAAAAATCAGGTTCACAAAAATAAGAGCATTAAAAGACATAAGATTTAGTAACTCACCGGTTGAAGCCATACACCGCACCATGAAAAGCAGGTATTTAAGAGGGCGAAAATTCGAAAGCATAAAAGCATTAGCTAAATACTTAGAATGGGCGGTTAACGATTACAATGTTGAACGACCACATTATAAACACAGGCCTCGCACGCCACATGAAGTGTATTTTAATATTCCCTTAAAATTTGATGTTAAAAAAAGAGTGAAGCAAGCCATCAGAACACGCATTAAAAACAACAAAAATGCCAAATGCATACAATGTACAGGTTGCAAACCCGGTGCCTGCGAAAATAAATTTTAA